A genomic region of Nostoc sp. UHCC 0702 contains the following coding sequences:
- a CDS encoding cupredoxin domain-containing protein encodes MIKFIHPISQYGRKTLRFIILHLLVCLCFMSVTPAMAANSSGGLLKQPAIEITVSLSNPANELKFEPNHLELIAGKRYQFRLTNPSQQKHYFTAKDFADSIWTQKVQAGKVEIKGAIHELELKPGAEAEWVFVTLKPGKYSLRCPIPGHTEAGMTGEIVVSN; translated from the coding sequence ATGATAAAATTCATACATCCAATTTCACAGTACGGACGTAAGACCTTGCGCTTCATCATACTTCACTTACTAGTTTGCCTGTGTTTCATGAGTGTAACTCCGGCAATGGCGGCAAATTCTTCTGGCGGTTTGCTTAAGCAACCTGCTATAGAAATTACAGTTAGTTTAAGTAATCCTGCTAATGAACTCAAATTTGAACCAAATCACTTGGAATTGATAGCTGGCAAACGTTATCAATTCCGGTTGACCAATCCCAGCCAACAGAAGCACTATTTTACTGCCAAGGATTTTGCAGATAGCATCTGGACACAAAAAGTCCAAGCAGGCAAAGTAGAAATTAAAGGAGCCATCCACGAACTGGAACTTAAGCCAGGTGCAGAGGCAGAATGGGTGTTTGTAACCCTAAAACCAGGAAAATATAGCTTACGCTGTCCCATACCAGGACATACAGAAGCAGGTATGACTGGAGAGATTGTAGTTAGCAATTAA
- the map gene encoding type I methionyl aminopeptidase, with translation MNILSNLLSQTPKPTRPPKQHRGIEIKSPREIEIMRQSAKIVATVLKEISELVKPGMTTADLDVYAEKRIREMGATPSFKGYHGFPGSICSSINNEVVHGIPSPKKVIRTGDVLKVDTGAYYQGFHGDSCITIAVGEVTPNAAKLIRIAQEALYKGIEQVKAGVYLLDLAGAIEDHVKANGFTVVEEFTGHGVGRNLHEEPSVFNFRTRDMPNVKLRAGMTLAIEPILNAGSRHTRTLSDRWTAVTVDNSLSAQFEHTVLVTESGYEILTDRSQV, from the coding sequence ATGAACATTCTCAGTAACCTGCTTTCTCAAACACCTAAGCCGACACGTCCACCAAAACAACACCGGGGTATCGAAATTAAATCGCCGCGTGAAATTGAAATTATGCGGCAATCAGCCAAAATTGTAGCAACCGTACTCAAAGAAATTTCTGAGTTGGTAAAGCCAGGAATGACTACGGCTGATTTGGATGTTTACGCAGAAAAACGCATTCGAGAAATGGGTGCAACACCCAGCTTTAAGGGATATCATGGTTTTCCTGGCTCTATTTGCTCCAGTATTAACAATGAAGTTGTTCATGGTATCCCCAGTCCTAAGAAAGTAATTCGGACTGGGGATGTATTAAAAGTAGATACAGGTGCTTATTACCAAGGCTTTCATGGCGATTCTTGCATCACGATCGCTGTAGGTGAAGTCACCCCTAATGCTGCTAAACTAATCCGCATAGCCCAAGAAGCTCTCTATAAAGGCATTGAACAAGTTAAGGCAGGGGTATATTTGCTTGACTTGGCTGGGGCGATCGAAGACCATGTAAAAGCCAATGGTTTCACTGTGGTGGAAGAATTCACCGGACACGGTGTTGGCCGTAATCTCCATGAAGAACCCTCAGTATTTAACTTTCGTACTAGAGACATGCCGAATGTTAAATTACGTGCGGGTATGACATTGGCAATTGAACCAATTTTGAATGCAGGTTCGAGACATACGCGAACATTATCTGACCGTTGGACGGCTGTAACTGTTGATAATTCTTTGTCGGCGCAGTTTGAGCATACAGTTTTAGTGACGGAATCTGGTTATGAGATTTTAACTGATCGCTCTCAGGTTTAA
- a CDS encoding amidase translates to MNEIDLAFTPALELADLIHRREVSPLELVEIYLQRIQQFNPQLGSYFTVTAELAIAHAKAKTELLTTTSELPPFFGVPISIKDLNPVAGVPCTYGNPALLNNVPSDDDGVVTKIKQAGFIILGKTATSELGSFPYTEPTGLPAARNPWNLEYTPGGSSGGAAAAVAAGLCAIAQGSDGGGSIRGPAACCGLVGIKPSRGRVSKAPVGDRLAGIAANGPIARTVADAAALLDAISGYITGDPYWLPDPEPSFLAATQIKPGALQIAFATSIHPFGEADANCQQGVLQTVQLLEQFGHIVEQKCPDFSGLVEPFQIVWQSGVAASGLPAEVLQPVNRWLLARTGTVAEYIQAVYQMQIVVRQIVAFFDTVDVLVLPVYLHSPIRIGEWASLSPEETFQNIINWVAPCPPANATGQPAIALPVGFDSKGLPISVQLIGKPAAEATLISLAAQLEAAKPWIQHRPAFGGE, encoded by the coding sequence ATGAATGAAATTGATTTAGCTTTTACCCCAGCACTAGAGTTGGCGGATTTAATCCATCGCCGGGAAGTGTCGCCGCTGGAGTTGGTAGAAATATACTTACAACGGATTCAGCAGTTTAATCCCCAATTGGGGAGTTATTTTACTGTCACGGCAGAATTAGCGATCGCACATGCCAAAGCCAAAACAGAATTACTCACAACGACTTCGGAACTACCGCCATTTTTTGGTGTACCGATTTCCATTAAAGACCTCAACCCTGTAGCTGGTGTACCTTGTACCTACGGAAATCCCGCATTGCTGAATAATGTTCCTTCAGATGATGATGGGGTGGTGACAAAGATTAAACAAGCTGGGTTTATTATTCTTGGTAAAACTGCAACTTCAGAATTAGGTTCATTTCCTTACACAGAACCTACGGGATTACCCGCAGCCAGAAATCCGTGGAATTTAGAATACACTCCCGGTGGTTCCAGTGGTGGTGCAGCCGCAGCAGTCGCAGCCGGATTGTGTGCGATCGCCCAAGGTTCCGATGGTGGTGGTTCGATTCGCGGCCCTGCGGCTTGTTGTGGTTTGGTGGGCATTAAACCATCGCGTGGTAGGGTGAGTAAAGCACCAGTAGGCGATCGCCTCGCGGGGATTGCTGCCAATGGCCCCATCGCCCGTACTGTTGCTGATGCTGCTGCCCTATTGGATGCCATATCTGGCTATATTACAGGCGATCCCTACTGGCTACCAGACCCCGAACCCTCATTTCTAGCCGCTACTCAAATAAAACCCGGTGCTTTGCAGATTGCCTTTGCTACCAGTATCCATCCTTTTGGAGAAGCTGACGCTAATTGTCAGCAAGGTGTGCTGCAAACAGTCCAGTTATTAGAACAATTTGGTCACATAGTTGAACAGAAATGTCCAGATTTCAGCGGCTTAGTTGAACCGTTCCAAATCGTCTGGCAATCTGGGGTGGCTGCATCGGGACTTCCAGCAGAGGTATTGCAGCCGGTGAATCGCTGGCTGTTGGCACGCACAGGTACTGTTGCTGAGTACATCCAGGCAGTTTACCAAATGCAAATTGTGGTACGGCAAATCGTGGCGTTTTTTGATACCGTAGATGTACTAGTATTGCCAGTTTATTTGCATTCACCAATCCGCATTGGAGAATGGGCTTCCCTAAGTCCAGAAGAGACATTCCAAAACATTATTAACTGGGTTGCACCTTGTCCGCCAGCGAATGCAACTGGACAACCTGCGATCGCCCTACCTGTAGGTTTTGATAGTAAGGGTTTACCCATCAGTGTGCAGTTAATTGGTAAACCAGCCGCCGAAGCCACATTAATTAGCCTAGCAGCCCAACTAGAAGCCGCTAAACCTTGGATTCAGCATCGTCCAGCGTTTGGTGGAGAGTAG
- a CDS encoding multicopper oxidase domain-containing protein, translated as MFKTSECNCHDPGLIRAWKMVAFAVCISVLMTFSAPSVQAAPAGSVVERPLSASVVENSPPAERVVENPPVLELRKKPIRPITRLTKPVGIDTKAEEVFDLKVVYTDSKLYNPATRHYDNVRLRSYVGTDTSTNTPYVAPTIEIKPGETVRINLNNQLPIDPRCINIDNQNQPHCINFNRTNLHSHGLWISPTGNSDNVLSVVDPGVKFQYEYNIPPDHPAGTFWYHPHLHGSTALQVASGMAGALIVRGDRLPREKTNGDIDTLLKEVGINPEDERILVLQQIQYACLDKNGAIKVRKEKDQNGQDQVVTWVCDINDKGVIEFYDDPGSNGLFGPRTWGQSGRYTSINGLILPTFKTESGRIERWRMIHAGVRDTISLRFRKLKEGAPRFTGLKITDPDSYIRENCTGDPIPYHVIADDGLTRSKAWKTDLTTLQPGYRSDALVIFPEPGDYCVVDASAPPSGTVNAQVNSRQLLGVVKAKAGTTVPYIDEKQGYNIGGSLKDQLVAAANKLDIPISIKERIVTDLKDNLKLTAFTPHLDIQDSDVTGKQELAFFIDLNSTPVKFEVSNAIGPNFAPKPYDGNRIDRNLTLGGVDEWTLESYFVSHPFHIHVNPFQIVKILDPKGNDVSLPGAIDNPDGICDSDPKQCDPQYPGLKGVWKDTLWIKSLVSTASQPGKIPPPTAIYKIVLRTRYQRYIGEFVIHCHILDHEDQGMMQNVNIVIPSGAGANSGSHS; from the coding sequence ATGTTCAAAACATCTGAGTGCAACTGTCATGATCCGGGTTTAATTCGAGCCTGGAAAATGGTTGCTTTTGCGGTTTGTATATCAGTCCTGATGACATTCTCAGCGCCATCTGTACAAGCAGCGCCAGCAGGAAGCGTTGTGGAAAGACCACTATCGGCAAGTGTCGTGGAAAACTCGCCACCAGCAGAACGCGTCGTGGAAAACCCACCAGTGTTGGAACTCCGCAAGAAACCGATCCGACCTATCACACGCCTGACTAAACCCGTCGGGATAGATACCAAAGCCGAAGAAGTGTTCGATCTCAAAGTTGTCTATACCGATAGCAAACTCTACAATCCGGCAACCCGGCACTATGACAATGTACGCTTGCGTAGTTATGTAGGAACCGATACTAGTACTAACACGCCCTATGTCGCACCTACCATTGAGATCAAACCAGGCGAGACCGTGCGAATTAACCTGAACAACCAACTGCCGATTGATCCTCGTTGTATAAACATAGATAATCAAAACCAGCCTCATTGCATCAACTTCAATCGCACGAATCTACATTCCCACGGCTTATGGATCAGTCCGACCGGCAATAGTGATAATGTGCTGTCGGTGGTAGATCCTGGTGTTAAGTTCCAATATGAATACAATATTCCGCCTGACCATCCAGCTGGCACCTTTTGGTATCACCCCCATCTACATGGCTCAACTGCACTCCAAGTAGCAAGTGGCATGGCTGGTGCTTTGATTGTGCGTGGCGATCGCCTGCCTAGGGAAAAGACTAACGGCGACATCGACACCTTACTCAAAGAAGTCGGCATCAACCCTGAAGACGAAAGAATCTTGGTACTACAGCAAATCCAGTATGCCTGTCTGGACAAAAATGGTGCGATCAAGGTTAGAAAAGAAAAAGACCAAAATGGTCAGGATCAAGTTGTTACATGGGTTTGTGACATCAATGACAAAGGCGTGATCGAGTTTTACGACGATCCGGGCAGCAACGGACTGTTTGGCCCAAGAACATGGGGTCAATCCGGTCGCTACACCAGCATTAATGGGTTGATTCTGCCAACCTTCAAGACCGAATCCGGCAGAATCGAGCGCTGGCGGATGATACATGCAGGCGTGCGCGACACGATCAGCTTGAGATTTCGCAAATTGAAAGAAGGCGCACCCAGGTTCACAGGTTTGAAAATCACAGATCCTGACAGTTACATCCGCGAAAATTGTACAGGTGATCCCATCCCCTACCATGTGATCGCTGACGATGGACTGACCAGATCCAAAGCATGGAAAACTGACTTGACGACCTTGCAGCCTGGCTACCGCAGCGATGCGCTAGTGATTTTCCCTGAACCAGGTGATTACTGTGTAGTTGATGCCTCTGCTCCACCTTCGGGAACTGTTAACGCACAGGTGAACAGCCGTCAACTGCTAGGTGTGGTTAAAGCCAAGGCCGGAACGACAGTGCCTTACATTGACGAAAAGCAAGGGTATAACATTGGCGGTTCTTTGAAAGATCAACTTGTTGCTGCCGCTAACAAACTCGACATACCAATTTCAATCAAAGAAAGGATTGTAACAGACCTGAAAGATAATCTGAAACTCACAGCCTTTACACCTCACCTTGACATTCAAGACAGTGACGTGACTGGCAAGCAGGAATTGGCTTTCTTCATCGACCTAAATAGCACTCCAGTCAAGTTTGAGGTCAGCAACGCCATAGGCCCGAATTTCGCTCCCAAACCTTACGATGGCAACCGCATCGACCGGAATCTAACCCTTGGCGGTGTCGATGAATGGACTTTGGAGTCGTACTTCGTCAGCCATCCATTCCACATCCATGTCAACCCTTTCCAGATCGTCAAAATCCTTGACCCGAAGGGTAACGATGTCAGTTTGCCGGGTGCGATAGATAATCCCGACGGTATATGTGATTCCGACCCGAAACAGTGTGATCCGCAGTATCCAGGGCTAAAAGGTGTTTGGAAAGATACTCTCTGGATAAAAAGCCTGGTTTCAACGGCATCACAGCCAGGTAAAATACCACCGCCAACAGCAATTTACAAAATTGTTCTACGCACCCGTTACCAGCGTT